From a single Sinomonas atrocyanea genomic region:
- a CDS encoding EscU/YscU/HrcU family type III secretion system export apparatus switch protein produces the protein MADSQERTEKATDRRLREVRSKGQLSRSQDLTAWLAVGVGALMLPSTVSRAADAGAAQLFTAASVAASPDPAKAVAALSDGFGSLAGTVGPLVAAVFAAVLAGSALQGGVHVKRFKASFENFNAAQGLKRMFGVQALWGGVKALAKTAVVGLVLWNVVQGLVPVLLSAGGLPISGLLAEAGGGAASLLQFAVAAGVLLAAADVAVVMRRNRTRTRMTKREVKEETKTSEGDPLVRSQRRSRQLAMSRSRMIAAVASADVVLVNPTHVAVALRYEPGKSAPRIVAKGAGTVAARIREDAEQERVPMVRDVPLARALHAACELGQEIPLEFYTAVAGVLAFVMALKARGAAAGVHTVPQRPAVLSGRPAPASPPAPASPPAPAVPPALATTPAPPVPTRGAPL, from the coding sequence ATGGCGGACTCCCAGGAGCGCACCGAGAAGGCCACCGACAGGCGCCTGCGCGAGGTCCGGTCCAAGGGCCAGCTCTCCCGCTCGCAGGACCTCACCGCGTGGCTCGCCGTGGGCGTCGGCGCGCTCATGCTGCCCTCCACCGTCTCCCGCGCCGCGGACGCCGGCGCCGCCCAGCTGTTCACCGCCGCCTCCGTCGCGGCGAGCCCGGACCCCGCCAAGGCCGTCGCGGCCCTCTCCGACGGGTTCGGCTCGCTCGCCGGCACCGTGGGCCCGCTGGTCGCGGCCGTCTTCGCCGCGGTGCTCGCCGGCTCGGCCCTGCAGGGCGGCGTGCACGTGAAGCGGTTCAAGGCCTCCTTCGAGAACTTCAACGCCGCCCAGGGGCTCAAGCGCATGTTCGGCGTCCAGGCGCTCTGGGGCGGCGTGAAGGCCCTGGCGAAGACCGCCGTGGTGGGCCTCGTGCTGTGGAACGTGGTCCAGGGGCTCGTGCCGGTCCTGCTCTCCGCCGGCGGCCTCCCCATCTCGGGGCTGCTGGCCGAGGCCGGCGGCGGCGCGGCGTCCCTGCTGCAGTTCGCCGTCGCGGCCGGCGTGCTGCTCGCCGCCGCGGACGTCGCCGTCGTGATGCGCCGCAACCGCACCAGGACGCGCATGACCAAGCGTGAGGTCAAGGAGGAGACCAAGACGAGCGAGGGCGACCCGCTCGTGCGCTCGCAGCGCCGTTCGCGCCAGCTGGCGATGTCCCGCAGCCGGATGATCGCCGCGGTGGCAAGTGCCGACGTCGTGCTCGTCAACCCGACCCACGTGGCCGTGGCGCTGCGCTACGAGCCTGGCAAGTCCGCCCCGCGCATCGTCGCGAAGGGGGCCGGGACTGTCGCCGCCCGCATCCGCGAGGACGCCGAGCAGGAGCGGGTGCCCATGGTGCGCGACGTCCCGCTCGCCCGGGCCCTCCACGCCGCATGCGAGCTCGGGCAGGAGATCCCGCTCGAGTTCTACACCGCCGTGGCCGGGGTCCTCGCGTTCGTCATGGCCCTCAAGGCCCGCGGCGCCGCGGCCGGCGTCCACACCGTTCCGCAGCGGCCGGCGGTCCTTTCCGGCCGCCCCGCGCCCGCCAGCCCGCCCGCGCCCGCCAGCCCGCCCGCGCCTGCTGTCCCGCCCGCGCTTGCCACCACGCCCGCCCCGCCCGTTCCCACCCGAGGAGCCCCGCTGTGA
- a CDS encoding carbon storage regulator: MLVLTRKPGEKIMIGEDIVITFLENRGGEGIRIGIEAPRHLTVKREEIFEAVADANRAATQAEAAEVLRGLPPAPGAADKA, from the coding sequence ATGCTCGTCCTGACCCGCAAGCCCGGCGAGAAGATCATGATCGGCGAGGACATCGTCATCACCTTCCTCGAGAACCGAGGCGGCGAGGGAATCCGCATCGGCATCGAGGCTCCGCGGCACCTCACCGTCAAGCGCGAGGAGATCTTCGAGGCCGTGGCGGACGCGAACCGCGCCGCGACCCAGGCCGAGGCCGCGGAGGTGCTGCGCGGCCTGCCCCCTGCCCCGGGGGCCGCCGATAAGGCCTGA
- a CDS encoding flagellar biosynthetic protein FliR has translation MDIPIDQGWIEAVMLAAVRMTAFLFIAPPFSHNAFPARIKAMLGVGLGLAVSARAAAGRQPLDTAGFVTGLVLELVTGLALGFLVYLVFAALQAAGSLIDLSGGFQLAQGYDPQSMVNGAQFTRLVQMAALALLFSSDGYQVVLAGLTGSVTAIPLGGGLDLAKPVAAMVTAASGMFVSAVQIAGPLMAVLFLADVGLGLLTRVAPALNAFQMGFPLKVLITLGLSGVMFLALPRVVSALAEQAASLLLGVR, from the coding sequence ATGGACATCCCCATCGACCAGGGCTGGATCGAGGCCGTCATGCTCGCCGCCGTCCGCATGACGGCGTTCCTCTTCATCGCGCCCCCGTTCTCCCACAACGCGTTCCCGGCCCGCATCAAGGCCATGCTCGGCGTGGGGCTCGGGCTCGCCGTGTCCGCCCGGGCGGCAGCCGGCCGGCAGCCGCTCGATACGGCCGGCTTCGTGACGGGACTCGTCCTCGAACTCGTCACCGGCCTCGCCCTCGGCTTCCTCGTCTACCTCGTGTTCGCCGCGCTCCAGGCCGCCGGCTCCCTCATCGATCTCTCCGGCGGGTTCCAGCTCGCCCAGGGCTACGACCCGCAGAGCATGGTCAACGGCGCCCAGTTCACCCGGCTCGTGCAGATGGCGGCCCTCGCCCTCCTCTTCTCCTCGGACGGCTACCAGGTGGTCCTCGCCGGGCTTACCGGCAGCGTGACGGCCATCCCACTCGGCGGGGGCCTGGACCTGGCCAAGCCCGTCGCGGCCATGGTCACCGCCGCGAGCGGCATGTTCGTCTCCGCCGTCCAGATCGCCGGGCCGCTCATGGCCGTCCTCTTCCTCGCCGATGTGGGGCTCGGGCTGCTCACCCGCGTGGCCCCGGCGCTCAACGCGTTCCAGATGGGCTTCCCGCTCAAGGTCCTCATCACGCTCGGCCTCTCCGGCGTCATGTTCCTCGCCCTGCCCCGGGTCGTCTCCGCCCTCGCCGAGCAGGCCGCCTCCCTCCTGCTGGGGGTGAGGTGA
- a CDS encoding flagellar motor switch protein FliM, whose product MTAQDLGMPQARIAEPYDFRRPTTLAREHSRILEAAFDSFARQWGTQLTAKVRTKSTVTTESLLVQTYDEYVASLVPVTTMVRCVLGEHPAKMVVQFPTPAALGWVARMLGGHVDKAGLERKFTPLEHALVKNLVDEALDVLAYSLGPLLPATARVESIQHNSQFAQAAATADLMVVVAFTVRVGESATAVTVAIPADALLPQLGAVNPVASAEDAPQLVRHQLAEVPVEVAVRLAEATITTEQVLALAVGDTIPLPHHEREPFHVSVGGRDLAQAMVVRSGSRAAARIVALTAPPPGAASQGPPAPHPADPHPADPRPAVVPVKEHRP is encoded by the coding sequence GTGACTGCGCAGGACCTCGGCATGCCCCAAGCCAGAATCGCCGAGCCGTACGACTTCCGGCGCCCCACCACTCTCGCGCGCGAGCACAGCCGCATCCTCGAGGCGGCCTTCGACTCGTTCGCCCGCCAATGGGGCACCCAGCTGACCGCGAAGGTCCGCACCAAGTCCACGGTCACCACGGAGTCCCTGCTCGTGCAGACCTACGACGAGTACGTGGCTTCCCTGGTGCCCGTGACCACCATGGTCCGCTGCGTCCTCGGGGAGCACCCGGCCAAGATGGTCGTCCAGTTCCCCACCCCCGCAGCGCTCGGCTGGGTGGCCCGCATGCTCGGCGGCCACGTGGACAAGGCCGGCCTCGAGCGCAAGTTCACCCCCCTCGAGCACGCGCTCGTGAAGAACCTCGTGGACGAGGCCCTCGACGTCCTGGCCTACTCGCTCGGCCCGCTGCTGCCCGCGACGGCCCGGGTCGAGTCCATCCAGCACAACTCCCAGTTCGCCCAGGCCGCCGCGACCGCGGACCTCATGGTCGTGGTCGCGTTCACCGTCCGGGTGGGGGAGTCCGCCACCGCCGTGACGGTCGCGATCCCCGCCGATGCGCTGCTGCCGCAGCTGGGCGCCGTGAATCCGGTGGCCAGCGCTGAGGACGCCCCCCAGCTTGTGCGCCACCAGCTCGCCGAGGTCCCCGTCGAGGTCGCCGTCCGGCTCGCTGAGGCGACCATCACCACCGAGCAGGTCCTCGCCCTCGCCGTCGGCGACACCATCCCGCTGCCGCACCACGAGCGCGAGCCGTTCCACGTGAGCGTGGGCGGCCGGGACCTCGCCCAGGCGATGGTGGTCCGCAGCGGGTCCCGCGCCGCGGCCCGCATCGTCGCGCTCACGGCACCCCCGCCCGGCGCCGCGTCCCAGGGCCCGCCGGCCCCGCACCCAGCTGACCCGCACCCTGCTGACCCCCGCCCCGCCGTCGTCCCCGTCAAGGAGCACCGCCCGTGA
- the fliO gene encoding flagellar biosynthetic protein FliO, whose product MDSLMLGLRVLVSLGAVLGVMWLLYRRLRRGPAAAKGRPLSLVSRQSVGPKASVVLVDTDGKRFMLGVTEHGISVLHTAEAPAPEPAEAEAPTAATRRAARHGASFDAELAAQQGRLAGQPAPLAGSLLDPGTWRLAAAALRGGRRQ is encoded by the coding sequence ATGGACTCGCTCATGCTGGGCCTGCGGGTCCTCGTCTCGCTCGGCGCCGTGCTGGGGGTCATGTGGCTCCTGTACCGGCGCCTGCGCCGCGGCCCCGCGGCGGCGAAGGGCCGGCCCCTGAGCCTGGTCTCCCGGCAGAGCGTGGGGCCGAAGGCCTCCGTGGTGCTCGTGGACACGGACGGGAAGCGGTTCATGCTCGGCGTCACCGAGCACGGCATCAGCGTCCTGCACACCGCCGAGGCCCCCGCGCCGGAGCCCGCCGAGGCCGAGGCCCCCACGGCGGCGACGCGCCGGGCGGCCCGCCACGGGGCGTCGTTCGACGCGGAGCTGGCGGCCCAGCAGGGACGCCTCGCCGGGCAGCCGGCGCCGCTGGCAGGTTCCCTCCTCGACCCCGGCACATGGCGGCTCGCGGCCGCCGCGCTGCGCGGCGGGCGGCGGCAGTGA
- a CDS encoding CsbD family protein produces MGLEDKFDAAADKLKGKVEEAVGRATDDRSKVVRGKVDQAKGGLKDTVADLKAHTKDSVDEADADRRRIGEAGGDGLVP; encoded by the coding sequence ATGGGACTCGAAGACAAGTTCGACGCGGCCGCGGACAAGCTCAAGGGCAAGGTCGAAGAAGCCGTCGGCAGGGCCACCGACGACCGTTCGAAGGTCGTCAGGGGCAAGGTGGACCAGGCCAAGGGCGGCCTGAAGGACACGGTCGCGGACCTCAAGGCCCACACGAAGGACAGCGTCGACGAGGCCGACGCGGACCGCCGTCGCATCGGCGAGGCGGGCGGGGACGGGCTCGTCCCCTAG
- the fliN gene encoding flagellar motor switch protein FliN, producing the protein MSTPARTASAAEQLAATLPVPGLRVSGQLTGSPAPMAAAVVSASLIGPAAAELVLALADTGFVAEAGGGPAARTTAVLRPALERAAAALGDGVLSELVEGDPAGLLSGAPDGVAVFEISDGAAPFGWFAVRLTEPAGQGEDPGTFADRLGRIQDVEMALTVEIGRTRMSIREALAMEPGKIIELDRSAGAPVDVLLNGRRIALGEIVVVDQDYAVRISRILDTADAQR; encoded by the coding sequence GTGAGCACCCCGGCCCGCACCGCCTCCGCCGCCGAGCAGCTCGCGGCCACCCTCCCCGTCCCCGGCCTGCGCGTCTCCGGCCAGCTCACCGGCTCGCCCGCCCCGATGGCGGCGGCCGTGGTCTCGGCCTCGCTCATCGGGCCGGCCGCCGCCGAGCTCGTGCTCGCCCTCGCGGACACCGGCTTCGTCGCCGAGGCCGGCGGCGGCCCGGCCGCGCGCACGACGGCGGTGCTGCGGCCCGCGCTCGAACGCGCCGCCGCGGCACTCGGGGACGGCGTCCTGTCCGAGCTGGTCGAGGGAGACCCCGCAGGGCTCCTCTCCGGCGCCCCCGACGGTGTCGCGGTCTTCGAGATCTCCGACGGCGCCGCCCCGTTCGGCTGGTTCGCGGTCCGGCTCACGGAGCCGGCCGGGCAGGGCGAGGACCCGGGGACCTTCGCCGACAGGCTCGGCCGCATCCAGGACGTCGAGATGGCGCTCACCGTGGAGATCGGCCGGACCCGGATGAGCATCCGCGAGGCCCTCGCCATGGAGCCGGGGAAGATCATCGAACTCGACCGCTCGGCCGGGGCCCCCGTGGACGTGCTCCTCAACGGGCGCCGGATCGCGCTCGGCGAGATCGTGGTCGTCGACCAGGACTACGCCGTGCGCATCTCGCGGATCCTCGACACGGCCGACGCCCAGCGCTGA
- a CDS encoding flagellar biosynthesis protein FlhA: MNRTLSRLAVPIGIVGIVLLLVVPVPAPLLDVLIVCNILLALVILLTSMFVKKPLDFSVFPSLLLVATLFRLGLNVASTRLVLGQGYAGQVIDAFGKVTVGGSLIIGAVVFVILVVIQFVVVTKGAERVAEVGARFTLDAMPGKQMAIDADLNAGLITDVVARQRRAEVSAEADFYGAMDGASKFVKGDAIAGIVIIVVNIVGGIGVGMAQRGLSLGDAVGTYSLLTMGDGLVTQIPALLMAVSTGMIVTRSNAEADLGQAASKQLSQSRNALLIAGCAAVVMALIPGMPPLPFLGVGGALILASRRVKPADDAGAAAGAADAAPEPDANQLLLEQMRVHPLEILLAPDLVDLVGGSPDDLLARVKSLRHKIAMDLGVVIPAVRTRDSVELPPATYAIRVAGVEAGRGTAPAGRLLALGDFLDALPGTAIVEPVFGLAGKWIPAEMRHSAEMTGATVIDRVSVLVTHLSSIVTANAARLLSREDVRVLTEGVRATSPAAVEELTPALLTLAELHRVLQGLLSEQVPINDLTRIYEALALRAKASADPEGLIEAARLALGPALVARFVENGRLSVITVEPVLEQTLVQDLRPGETGTQLVMDPGKLDAILTSLSSAVAAAESAGRAAVLVCAPMLRPALRRIVPHPPAGVPVLSYAEVTSAELAIETIGVVRLGSAVSA; the protein is encoded by the coding sequence GTGAACCGCACCCTGTCCAGGCTCGCCGTGCCGATCGGGATCGTCGGCATCGTCCTGCTCCTCGTGGTGCCGGTGCCGGCGCCGCTGCTCGACGTCCTCATCGTGTGCAACATCCTGCTCGCGCTGGTCATCCTGCTCACGAGCATGTTCGTGAAGAAGCCGCTCGACTTCTCCGTGTTCCCCTCCCTGCTGCTCGTCGCGACCCTGTTCCGGCTCGGCCTCAACGTCGCCTCCACGCGCCTCGTGCTCGGGCAGGGCTACGCGGGCCAGGTCATCGACGCGTTCGGCAAGGTCACCGTGGGCGGGTCCCTCATCATCGGCGCGGTCGTGTTCGTGATCCTCGTGGTGATCCAGTTCGTCGTGGTCACCAAGGGCGCCGAGCGTGTCGCCGAGGTCGGGGCCCGCTTCACGCTCGATGCCATGCCGGGCAAGCAGATGGCCATCGACGCGGACCTCAACGCCGGGCTCATCACCGATGTCGTGGCCAGGCAGCGGCGCGCGGAGGTCTCCGCCGAGGCGGACTTCTACGGCGCCATGGACGGCGCCTCGAAGTTCGTCAAGGGAGACGCGATCGCCGGGATCGTCATCATCGTGGTGAACATCGTCGGCGGCATCGGGGTGGGCATGGCCCAGCGGGGCCTCTCCCTCGGCGACGCCGTGGGCACCTACAGCCTCCTCACGATGGGCGACGGGCTCGTCACCCAGATCCCCGCGCTGCTCATGGCCGTCTCCACCGGCATGATCGTCACCCGCTCCAACGCCGAGGCGGACCTCGGCCAGGCCGCATCGAAGCAGCTCTCCCAGTCGCGCAATGCGCTGCTCATCGCGGGCTGCGCCGCCGTGGTCATGGCGCTCATCCCGGGCATGCCGCCGCTGCCCTTCCTCGGCGTCGGCGGGGCCCTCATCCTCGCCTCGCGCCGGGTGAAGCCGGCGGACGACGCCGGTGCTGCCGCCGGCGCCGCGGACGCCGCACCGGAGCCGGACGCGAACCAGCTGCTCCTCGAGCAGATGCGGGTCCACCCGCTCGAGATCCTGCTCGCCCCCGACCTCGTGGACCTCGTGGGCGGCTCGCCGGACGACCTCCTGGCGCGCGTGAAGTCGCTGCGGCACAAGATCGCCATGGACCTCGGCGTGGTCATCCCCGCCGTCCGCACCCGCGACAGCGTGGAGCTGCCGCCGGCCACCTACGCCATCCGGGTCGCGGGGGTCGAGGCCGGACGCGGGACGGCCCCCGCCGGACGGCTCCTCGCCCTCGGCGACTTCCTCGACGCCCTCCCCGGCACGGCCATCGTCGAGCCGGTCTTCGGCCTCGCCGGCAAGTGGATCCCCGCCGAGATGCGCCACAGCGCCGAGATGACCGGCGCCACCGTGATCGACCGGGTGAGCGTGCTCGTCACGCACCTGTCCTCGATCGTGACCGCCAACGCGGCGCGCCTCCTCTCCCGGGAGGACGTCCGGGTGCTCACCGAGGGCGTGCGCGCCACGAGCCCGGCGGCGGTCGAGGAGCTCACCCCGGCGCTGCTGACCCTCGCCGAGCTCCACCGCGTGCTCCAGGGCCTCCTGTCCGAGCAGGTGCCCATCAACGACCTCACCCGCATCTACGAGGCCCTCGCGCTGCGGGCCAAGGCCTCCGCGGACCCCGAAGGGCTCATCGAGGCCGCCCGGCTCGCCCTCGGGCCGGCCCTCGTCGCGCGGTTCGTCGAGAACGGCCGCCTCTCCGTCATCACCGTGGAGCCCGTGCTCGAGCAGACCCTCGTCCAGGACCTGCGCCCGGGGGAGACCGGGACCCAGCTCGTCATGGACCCCGGCAAGCTCGACGCGATCCTGACCTCGCTCAGCTCCGCGGTGGCCGCGGCCGAATCCGCCGGCAGGGCCGCGGTGCTCGTGTGCGCGCCGATGCTGCGGCCCGCCCTGCGCAGGATCGTGCCCCATCCGCCCGCCGGCGTGCCTGTGCTCTCCTACGCCGAGGTGACCTCGGCCGAGCTGGCCATCGAGACGATCGGGGTGGTGCGCCTTGGCTCAGCAGTTTCAGCTTAG
- the fliQ gene encoding flagellar biosynthesis protein FliQ, with protein sequence MNTSAVLDILLQGLIAAAKLSAPVLVTALVVGLAISLVQSITQLQEATLSFVPKAVAVAVALVVCGHWMISEMVSFTNDLFARLPSLLGSA encoded by the coding sequence ATGAACACCTCCGCCGTCCTCGACATCCTCCTCCAGGGCCTCATCGCCGCCGCGAAGCTCTCCGCGCCCGTCCTCGTCACCGCCCTGGTCGTGGGGCTCGCGATCTCCCTCGTGCAGTCGATCACCCAGCTGCAGGAGGCCACGCTCTCCTTCGTGCCCAAGGCCGTCGCGGTCGCCGTGGCCCTCGTGGTCTGCGGGCACTGGATGATCTCCGAGATGGTCTCCTTCACCAACGACCTCTTCGCCCGCCTGCCCTCCCTCCTCGGATCGGCGTGA
- the fliP gene encoding flagellar type III secretion system pore protein FliP (The bacterial flagellar biogenesis protein FliP forms a type III secretion system (T3SS)-type pore required for flagellar assembly.) has product MAARGRRAARRAAAVTLAADARGVRVPAWAARALVLLVLAALAAIVLQLAAAAAGHAAGLPLEPTGPAGPGDPTAPATPGGSGGLTLQINTPDNAPSSAVVTLIGITLLSVAPALLLMMSSFTKIFVVLAMTRNALGLTSVPPNQVLAGLALFLSLFIMWPVVSDINNLAVQPYLGGHLDFGHAFSAASGPLSKFMAAHTRQEDIALMTRAAGLENPASPAATPLQTLIPAFMISELRSAFIIGFVIFIPFLIIDLVVSAALMSMGMMMLPPVMISLPFKILLFILVDGWGLIITSLIQSYHGGSP; this is encoded by the coding sequence ATGGCGGCTCGCGGCCGCCGCGCTGCGCGGCGGGCGGCGGCAGTGACCCTCGCCGCGGACGCGCGGGGGGTGCGGGTGCCCGCCTGGGCCGCCCGCGCGCTCGTGCTCCTCGTCCTCGCGGCCCTCGCCGCGATCGTGCTCCAGCTCGCCGCCGCGGCGGCAGGCCACGCCGCCGGGCTGCCGCTCGAGCCCACAGGACCCGCCGGCCCCGGCGACCCCACCGCACCCGCCACGCCCGGCGGAAGCGGCGGCCTGACGCTGCAGATCAACACCCCGGACAACGCGCCGTCCTCCGCGGTCGTGACCCTCATCGGCATCACGCTGCTCTCGGTCGCGCCCGCGCTGTTGCTCATGATGTCCTCGTTCACCAAGATCTTCGTGGTCCTGGCGATGACCCGGAACGCGCTCGGGCTCACCTCGGTGCCGCCCAACCAGGTCCTCGCGGGGCTGGCCCTGTTCCTGTCGCTGTTCATCATGTGGCCGGTGGTCAGCGACATCAACAACCTCGCCGTGCAGCCCTACCTGGGCGGCCACCTCGACTTCGGCCACGCGTTCTCGGCGGCCAGCGGGCCGCTGTCCAAGTTCATGGCCGCCCACACGCGCCAGGAGGACATTGCGCTCATGACCCGGGCCGCCGGGCTCGAGAACCCCGCCAGCCCCGCGGCGACGCCGCTGCAGACGCTCATCCCGGCGTTCATGATCTCCGAGCTGCGCTCGGCCTTCATCATCGGGTTCGTCATCTTCATCCCGTTCCTCATCATCGACCTCGTGGTCTCCGCCGCGCTCATGTCGATGGGCATGATGATGCTCCCGCCCGTGATGATCTCGCTGCCGTTCAAGATCCTGCTGTTCATCCTCGTCGACGGCTGGGGGCTCATCATCACCTCGCTCATCCAGAGCTACCACGGCGGCAGCCCATGA